In Agromyces sp. G08B096, a genomic segment contains:
- a CDS encoding alpha/beta hydrolase: MFEGFADERIELAEAAIRVRHGGEGPAIVLLHGHPRTSATWHRVAPRLVEAGYRVIAPDLRGYGGSTGPAPAADHAPHSKRAVAGDMLAVARRLGADRFHLVGHDRGSYVALRLALDHPEAVDRLVLMDGIPITEHLARADARFATAWWHWFFFAQPEIPERVITADPEAWYGAKADPETMGAENHAELMRAVRDPAVVRAMLEDYRAGLTIDAAHEAADRAAGRRIEAPLLLLWSLRDDLEELVGDPREIWRAWADHVEGHGIDSGHHQAEEAPADVASALLSFVGRR; the protein is encoded by the coding sequence ATGTTCGAAGGATTCGCCGATGAGCGCATCGAGCTCGCCGAGGCCGCCATCCGCGTCCGTCACGGCGGCGAGGGCCCCGCGATCGTGCTGCTCCACGGCCACCCGCGCACCTCGGCCACCTGGCACCGGGTGGCGCCACGGCTCGTCGAGGCCGGGTACCGGGTGATCGCCCCCGACCTGCGGGGGTATGGCGGGTCGACGGGTCCCGCGCCGGCCGCCGACCACGCGCCGCACTCGAAACGCGCCGTCGCGGGCGACATGCTGGCGGTCGCGCGCCGGCTCGGAGCCGACCGGTTCCACCTCGTCGGCCACGACCGCGGCAGCTATGTCGCCCTGCGCCTCGCGCTCGACCACCCGGAGGCCGTCGACCGGCTCGTGCTGATGGACGGCATCCCCATCACCGAGCACCTCGCGCGGGCCGACGCCCGCTTCGCCACCGCCTGGTGGCACTGGTTCTTCTTCGCCCAGCCCGAGATCCCCGAGCGGGTCATCACGGCCGACCCGGAGGCCTGGTACGGGGCGAAGGCCGATCCGGAGACGATGGGGGCTGAGAACCACGCCGAGCTGATGCGGGCCGTGCGCGACCCGGCGGTCGTGCGAGCGATGCTCGAGGACTACCGCGCGGGCCTCACGATCGACGCCGCGCACGAGGCCGCCGACCGCGCGGCAGGGCGACGGATCGAGGCGCCGCTGCTGCTGCTGTGGTCGCTCCGCGACGACCTCGAGGAGCTCGTCGGCGACCCCCGGGAGATCTGGCGCGCATGGGCCGACCACGTCGAGGGCCACGGAATCGACTCCGGGCACCACCAGGCGGAGGAGGCGCCGGCGGACGTGGCATCCGCCCTGCTGTCGTTCGTGGGTCGACGGTGA
- a CDS encoding MerR family transcriptional regulator has product MNETSPMFVISVAAELAGMHPQTLRQYDRLGLVSPTRTAGKSRRYSMRDVVQLREIAQLSAEGVSLEGIRRVLGLEDEVATLRRRVRELEAALADEMLNRPGRRVFAAGSHGEVVTLKAGTRVRRENAVVVWRPLEHD; this is encoded by the coding sequence GTGAACGAGACGAGCCCCATGTTCGTCATCTCGGTCGCGGCGGAGCTCGCCGGGATGCATCCGCAGACCCTGCGCCAGTACGACCGGCTCGGCCTCGTCTCGCCGACCCGCACGGCCGGGAAGTCGCGGCGGTACTCGATGCGCGACGTCGTGCAACTGCGCGAGATCGCCCAGCTCTCGGCCGAGGGCGTGAGCCTCGAGGGAATCCGCCGGGTGCTCGGCCTCGAAGACGAGGTCGCGACGCTTCGCCGCCGCGTGCGCGAGCTCGAGGCCGCGCTCGCCGACGAGATGCTGAACCGGCCCGGCCGGCGCGTGTTCGCGGCCGGGTCGCACGGCGAGGTCGTGACGCTGAAGGCGGGCACGCGCGTGCGGCGCGAGAACGCCGTCGTCGTGTGGCGGCCGCTCGAGCACGACTGA
- a CDS encoding ion channel protein yields the protein MAGAAAPAPAERELTPKLLLVLSVPAVVVGVVTALVLWLLDAAADGLEGVIWTTVPDALGIAEGTPWWTVLVLTATGVAVGLVIWLVPGHAGPDSATTDLLGPPLRPSVLPGLALAAILGLAGGVSLGPENPIIAINATLVAAALARLMPAVPTQLAVGLAAAGTIGALFGTPVAAALVFTSALAAQPGGGQLWDRIFLPLVSAGAGATTMHLLGAPPLGFQLPAYGGPTPLDVLTGAVIACGTIVIGLAALAVFPWVHRAFHALRHPFLIPVAGGIALGLLGALGGPITLFKGLDQTAELLENPDGYSAGELATFALVKLLALVIAASAAFRGGRVFPAVFIGTALGLLGHALIPAAPLALAVACGALGMVLVVARDGWIALFLGVALVGDVSVLPVLCLVILPAWLLVSRVPEFRIEPDPLETPPAPLSPPGAPRR from the coding sequence ATGGCGGGCGCAGCCGCACCGGCACCGGCCGAGCGGGAGCTCACGCCGAAGCTCCTGCTCGTCCTCTCGGTGCCTGCCGTGGTGGTGGGCGTGGTGACCGCGCTCGTGCTGTGGCTGCTGGACGCCGCGGCTGACGGCCTCGAGGGCGTGATCTGGACCACTGTGCCCGACGCGCTCGGCATCGCGGAGGGAACTCCGTGGTGGACGGTCCTCGTGCTCACAGCCACGGGGGTCGCGGTCGGCCTGGTGATCTGGCTCGTGCCCGGGCATGCGGGCCCCGATTCGGCGACGACCGATCTGCTCGGCCCGCCGCTCCGGCCGTCGGTGCTGCCCGGGCTCGCCCTCGCCGCGATCCTCGGGCTCGCGGGCGGCGTGAGCCTCGGGCCTGAGAACCCGATCATCGCGATCAACGCCACGCTCGTCGCCGCAGCGCTGGCGCGGCTCATGCCGGCGGTGCCGACGCAGCTCGCGGTGGGCCTCGCCGCCGCCGGCACCATCGGCGCCCTGTTCGGCACGCCCGTGGCGGCGGCGCTGGTGTTCACGAGCGCGCTCGCGGCGCAGCCCGGCGGCGGCCAGTTGTGGGACCGCATCTTCCTGCCGCTCGTCTCCGCGGGCGCGGGCGCGACGACGATGCACCTGCTCGGCGCTCCGCCACTCGGATTCCAGCTGCCGGCGTACGGCGGACCGACCCCCCTCGACGTCCTGACCGGGGCGGTGATCGCCTGCGGCACCATCGTCATCGGGTTGGCAGCGCTCGCGGTGTTCCCCTGGGTGCACCGCGCGTTCCACGCGTTGCGGCATCCGTTCCTCATCCCCGTCGCCGGCGGCATCGCGCTCGGGCTGCTCGGCGCGCTCGGCGGCCCGATCACCCTGTTCAAGGGGCTCGATCAGACGGCCGAGCTGTTGGAGAATCCCGATGGATACTCCGCGGGGGAGCTGGCCACCTTCGCGCTGGTCAAGCTGCTCGCCCTCGTGATCGCGGCATCTGCGGCGTTCCGCGGTGGCCGCGTGTTCCCCGCGGTGTTCATCGGCACAGCGCTCGGACTGCTCGGCCATGCGCTGATCCCGGCGGCGCCGTTGGCGCTCGCCGTGGCGTGCGGCGCGCTGGGCATGGTGCTCGTCGTCGCGCGCGACGGCTGGATCGCCCTCTTCCTCGGGGTGGCGCTCGTCGGCGACGTGTCGGTGCTGCCCGTGCTCTGCCTCGTGATCCTGCCCGCGTGGCTGCTCGTGTCCCGCGTGCCGGAGTTCCGCATCGAACCGGACCCGCTGGAAACGCCCCCTGCGCCGCTCTCGCCTCCCGGCGCACCGCGCCGCTAG
- a CDS encoding methyltransferase gives MDFSALRRSPDVEGPGLAAADAADRLILDEAAGLLHEARETHGTDAPVAVIGDTHGALAVGAASDHGLTDVRAHQDALLGERAISANADRLGVGGAVRTLPLDAELVDGARVVLLRLPRSLDALDEQAALIAGHAASDVVVVAGGRLKHMTVAMNDVLGRWFERLDVTHARQKSRVLLARRPRPDAGAADAGAWPRRARDAALDVEVVAHGGVFAGTAVDIGTRFLLEHLDAALAGAAPATAVDLACGTGVVAVELARRLPAVRVVATDQSAAAEASARATAAANGVGDRVEVHRADGLEFAAEASLDLVVLNPPFHAGPAVTTALAERLFADAGRTLARGGRLVTVWNSHLRYRPALERHVGPTRQLARNPKFTVTVSTRP, from the coding sequence GTGGACTTCAGTGCGCTCCGGCGATCGCCCGACGTCGAGGGGCCGGGCCTCGCGGCCGCAGACGCGGCCGACCGGCTCATCCTCGACGAGGCGGCGGGCCTCCTGCACGAGGCACGTGAGACGCACGGCACGGATGCCCCGGTCGCGGTCATCGGCGACACGCACGGCGCCCTCGCCGTCGGCGCGGCATCCGATCACGGGCTGACCGACGTCCGCGCGCACCAGGATGCGCTCCTCGGCGAGCGGGCGATCTCGGCGAACGCCGACCGCCTCGGCGTCGGCGGCGCCGTGCGCACGCTGCCGCTCGATGCCGAACTCGTCGACGGCGCACGGGTCGTGCTGCTCCGCCTGCCGCGCTCGCTCGACGCGCTCGACGAGCAGGCCGCCCTCATCGCCGGGCACGCGGCATCCGACGTGGTGGTCGTCGCCGGCGGGCGCCTGAAGCACATGACGGTCGCGATGAACGACGTGCTCGGCCGGTGGTTCGAACGCCTCGACGTCACGCACGCCCGGCAGAAGTCGCGCGTGCTCCTCGCGCGCCGGCCGCGACCCGACGCCGGCGCGGCCGACGCAGGCGCGTGGCCGCGGCGGGCGCGGGACGCCGCACTCGACGTCGAGGTGGTCGCGCACGGCGGCGTCTTCGCCGGCACCGCCGTCGACATCGGCACGCGGTTCCTGCTGGAGCACCTTGATGCAGCGCTCGCCGGCGCGGCGCCCGCCACCGCCGTCGACCTCGCGTGCGGGACGGGTGTCGTCGCGGTCGAGCTCGCCCGGCGCCTCCCCGCGGTGAGAGTCGTCGCGACCGACCAGTCCGCCGCGGCCGAGGCGTCCGCCCGGGCGACCGCGGCGGCCAACGGCGTGGGCGACCGCGTCGAGGTGCACCGGGCCGACGGGCTGGAGTTCGCGGCCGAGGCATCCCTCGATCTCGTCGTGCTGAACCCGCCGTTCCACGCCGGACCGGCGGTCACGACCGCGCTCGCCGAGCGGCTGTTCGCCGATGCCGGCCGCACCCTCGCACGCGGCGGCCGCCTCGTCACCGTGTGGAACTCGCACCTGCGCTACCGGCCGGCGCTCGAGCGCCACGTCGGCCCCACCCGCCAGCTCGCCCGCAACCCGAAGTTCACCGTCACGGTCTCGACCCGGCCCTGA
- a CDS encoding 5'-nucleotidase C-terminal domain-containing protein, whose protein sequence is MRTTRLLGTATAAALVLGGVGAMPAVAAPNDAHSLDLTLLATTDLHGRVANWDYFSNAPYTDRAGDKVGLAAVASVVDDVRAEVGDDRLLVVDNGDALQGTPLSYYYAVQEPVQETGETHPMAAAYDAIGYDAQVVGNHEFNYGLDLLGAYEDDVDFPLLGANVIDVATGEPALEPFTLVRKQVKGAKPVTVGILGITTPGSAIWDKANVEGKLEFRDMVETAEEWVPKVRAAGADVVVVLSHSGTGASSYDESIAAPENASDVIAREVPDIDVMVVGHTHLDKPSEVIVNEVTGEPVLLTQPYRWGSTVSRVDLDLEKVRGQWDVVGAEASAIRTKDYPESPEILDLVADQHATTVAYVNQVVAQSTEELPATASRYQDTPIIDFIQQVQTDTVTAGVAGTAAEGLPVLSIAAPFSRTAVFPQGDVSVRDIAGLYIYDNTLQAVQLTGAQVKDYLEASAKYYAQVPAGGTFDPAVHTGAGNTPDYNLDIISGLTYEIDLSQPLGSRIEQLTLADGTPLAADQQVVVAVNNYRRSGGGGFPHIATAPVVYDEQKEIRQLLIDWAQERGVIDPADFWHESWWLTVDGVRVG, encoded by the coding sequence GTGAGAACCACCCGACTGCTCGGGACGGCGACCGCCGCCGCCCTCGTGCTCGGCGGCGTCGGCGCGATGCCCGCCGTCGCCGCCCCGAACGACGCGCACTCGCTCGACCTGACCCTGCTCGCCACGACCGACCTGCATGGCCGCGTCGCGAACTGGGACTACTTCAGCAACGCGCCCTACACCGACCGGGCCGGCGACAAGGTCGGTCTCGCCGCCGTCGCGTCCGTCGTCGACGACGTGCGCGCCGAGGTCGGCGACGACCGCCTGCTCGTCGTCGACAACGGTGACGCGCTGCAGGGCACGCCGCTCAGCTACTACTACGCCGTGCAGGAGCCGGTGCAGGAGACCGGCGAGACCCACCCCATGGCGGCCGCCTACGACGCCATCGGGTACGACGCCCAGGTCGTCGGCAACCACGAGTTCAACTACGGCCTCGACCTGCTCGGCGCCTACGAGGACGACGTCGACTTCCCGCTCCTCGGCGCGAACGTGATCGACGTCGCGACGGGCGAGCCCGCGCTCGAGCCGTTCACCCTCGTCCGCAAGCAGGTGAAGGGCGCGAAGCCCGTGACGGTCGGCATCCTCGGTATCACCACGCCGGGCTCCGCGATCTGGGACAAGGCGAACGTCGAGGGGAAGCTCGAGTTCCGCGACATGGTCGAGACGGCCGAGGAGTGGGTGCCGAAGGTCCGGGCGGCCGGAGCCGACGTCGTCGTCGTGCTCTCGCACTCGGGCACCGGCGCCTCGTCGTACGACGAGTCGATCGCCGCGCCCGAGAACGCGTCCGACGTCATCGCCCGAGAGGTGCCCGACATCGATGTCATGGTCGTCGGCCACACCCACCTCGACAAGCCGAGCGAGGTCATCGTGAACGAGGTTACGGGCGAGCCGGTTCTGCTCACCCAGCCCTACCGGTGGGGCTCGACGGTGTCGCGGGTCGACCTCGACCTCGAGAAGGTGCGCGGGCAGTGGGACGTCGTCGGGGCGGAGGCATCCGCGATCCGCACCAAGGACTACCCGGAGTCGCCCGAGATCCTCGACCTGGTGGCCGACCAGCACGCCACGACCGTCGCGTACGTGAACCAGGTCGTCGCGCAGTCGACCGAGGAGCTGCCGGCGACCGCGTCGCGGTACCAGGACACGCCGATCATCGACTTCATCCAGCAGGTGCAGACCGACACGGTGACCGCGGGCGTCGCGGGCACGGCGGCCGAGGGGCTGCCCGTCCTGTCGATCGCCGCGCCGTTCAGCCGCACGGCCGTGTTCCCGCAGGGCGACGTCTCGGTGCGCGACATCGCGGGCCTCTACATCTACGACAACACGCTGCAGGCCGTGCAGCTGACGGGCGCGCAGGTGAAGGACTACCTGGAGGCCTCGGCGAAGTACTACGCGCAGGTGCCGGCGGGCGGCACGTTCGACCCGGCCGTGCACACGGGCGCCGGCAACACGCCCGACTACAACCTCGACATCATCTCGGGGCTGACGTACGAGATCGACCTGTCGCAGCCGCTCGGCTCGCGCATCGAGCAGCTGACGCTGGCCGACGGCACGCCGCTCGCCGCCGACCAGCAGGTCGTCGTCGCGGTGAACAACTACCGTCGCTCGGGCGGCGGCGGCTTCCCGCACATCGCGACGGCTCCCGTCGTCTACGACGAGCAGAAGGAGATCCGCCAGCTGCTGATCGACTGGGCGCAGGAGCGCGGGGTCATCGATCCGGCCGACTTCTGGCACGAGTCGTGGTGGCTGACGGTCGACGGCGTGCGCGTCGGCTGA
- the clpS gene encoding ATP-dependent Clp protease adapter ClpS, with protein sequence MTDTLERTDADLTTDRVVEGSWRTIVWDDPVNLMTYVTYVFQSYFGYPREEAERLMLLVHHEGRAVVATGNREAMERHVQAMHGYGLQATISRAEA encoded by the coding sequence GTGACCGACACGCTCGAACGAACCGACGCCGACCTCACGACCGACCGGGTCGTCGAGGGGTCGTGGCGCACGATCGTGTGGGACGATCCCGTGAACCTCATGACGTACGTCACCTATGTGTTCCAGAGCTACTTCGGCTACCCGCGCGAGGAGGCCGAGCGGCTCATGCTGCTCGTCCACCACGAGGGCCGTGCCGTCGTCGCGACCGGCAACCGCGAGGCGATGGAACGCCACGTCCAGGCGATGCACGGCTATGGCCTGCAGGCGACCATCTCGAGGGCCGAGGCGTGA
- a CDS encoding nucleotide exchange factor GrpE, which produces MADEDRNHDEPVIRDKRRIDPETGAVRQPAPEAAGDEPAAEGAAPQPEETDAPAGASDDDELTVEDILNAAQAEVQEPSDEHLADLKRVTAEYANYRKRTEANREVERERAVGQTVAVLLPVLDDLDRAEKHGDLEGDTPFATIAAKLRSQVEKLGLTPFGEVGEPFDPQRHEAIFQQPSPDVEVDTVADVVETGYTLGSTLIRAAKVVVKTPA; this is translated from the coding sequence ATGGCCGACGAAGACCGGAACCACGACGAGCCGGTGATCCGCGACAAGCGGCGCATCGACCCCGAGACCGGTGCGGTCCGCCAGCCGGCACCCGAGGCGGCGGGCGACGAGCCCGCCGCCGAGGGCGCGGCGCCGCAGCCGGAGGAGACGGATGCCCCGGCCGGGGCATCCGACGACGACGAGCTGACTGTCGAGGACATCCTGAACGCCGCCCAGGCGGAGGTGCAGGAGCCGAGCGATGAGCACCTCGCCGACCTCAAGCGGGTCACCGCGGAGTACGCGAACTACCGCAAGCGCACCGAGGCGAACCGCGAGGTCGAGCGCGAGCGCGCGGTCGGCCAGACCGTCGCGGTGCTGCTGCCCGTGCTCGACGACCTCGACCGAGCCGAGAAGCACGGCGACCTCGAGGGCGACACCCCGTTCGCGACGATCGCCGCGAAGCTGCGCAGCCAGGTCGAGAAGCTCGGGCTCACCCCGTTCGGCGAGGTGGGCGAGCCGTTCGACCCGCAGCGGCACGAGGCGATCTTCCAGCAGCCCTCGCCCGACGTCGAGGTCGACACGGTCGCCGACGTCGTCGAGACCGGGTACACCCTCGGGTCGACCCTCATCCGGGCCGCCAAGGTGGTCGTGAAGACCCCGGCGTAG
- a CDS encoding DUF6766 family protein: MRIRQHFLSLFFGAIFLLALAGQSIAGLFAFNEEQEAHGAATVSWLEFVTSSDFVVDVAENWQSEYLQFFLFILATIWLVQAGSPESKKPGDEGIGSDEQQLVGPHAKPGSPKWAKAGGWRQTIYSNSLLLVMGGIFLVSWFAQGLAGTTVYNQEQAEHGLPEITLGEYLLSADFWNRTLQNWQSEFLAVGSMVALSIVLRQRGSAESKPVGTPHEEGAVSAE, encoded by the coding sequence ATGCGGATCAGGCAGCACTTCCTCAGCCTCTTCTTCGGCGCGATCTTCCTGCTCGCGCTCGCCGGGCAGTCGATCGCGGGGCTCTTCGCCTTCAACGAGGAGCAGGAGGCGCACGGGGCGGCGACGGTGTCGTGGCTGGAGTTCGTGACCTCGTCGGACTTCGTCGTCGACGTGGCCGAGAACTGGCAGTCGGAGTACCTGCAGTTCTTCCTCTTCATCCTCGCGACGATCTGGCTCGTGCAGGCGGGTTCGCCCGAGTCGAAGAAGCCGGGCGACGAGGGTATCGGCAGCGACGAGCAGCAGCTGGTCGGGCCGCACGCGAAGCCGGGTTCGCCGAAGTGGGCGAAGGCCGGCGGCTGGCGGCAGACGATCTACTCGAACTCGCTGCTGCTCGTCATGGGAGGCATCTTCCTCGTGTCGTGGTTCGCGCAGGGCCTCGCGGGCACCACCGTCTACAACCAGGAGCAGGCCGAGCACGGGCTGCCCGAGATCACGCTCGGCGAGTACCTCCTCTCGGCGGACTTCTGGAACCGCACGCTGCAGAACTGGCAGTCGGAGTTCCTCGCCGTGGGCAGCATGGTCGCGCTCTCGATCGTGCTGCGCCAGCGCGGCAGCGCGGAGTCGAAGCCGGTCGGCACGCCGCACGAGGAGGGTGCGGTCAGCGCGGAGTGA
- a CDS encoding DUF2017 family protein codes for MIVAGRGGGDGVRLVLEAEEAMLLSELADQVDSVLLLGAEDDPALGRLLPNAYPDDVDAAREFARYTRGSLVDGKRQAAQSVRDATAVGDGERLVEIELDQVQAWGWLTFLTDLRLILAERVGIIEEGEPEQDEQRDDYLRAAYEWAGFVQGSMLEVLDPTES; via the coding sequence GTGATCGTCGCCGGCCGCGGCGGGGGCGACGGGGTGCGCCTCGTCCTCGAGGCCGAGGAGGCGATGCTCCTGTCCGAGCTCGCCGATCAGGTCGACTCCGTCCTCCTGCTCGGGGCGGAGGACGACCCCGCACTCGGCCGGCTGCTGCCGAACGCGTACCCCGACGACGTCGACGCCGCCCGCGAGTTCGCGCGCTACACGCGGGGCAGCCTCGTCGACGGCAAGCGGCAGGCCGCCCAGTCGGTCCGCGACGCCACCGCCGTGGGCGACGGCGAGCGGCTCGTCGAGATCGAGCTCGACCAGGTGCAGGCGTGGGGGTGGCTGACCTTCCTCACCGACCTGCGGCTGATCCTCGCCGAGCGGGTCGGCATCATCGAGGAGGGCGAGCCAGAGCAGGACGAGCAGCGCGACGACTACCTCCGCGCGGCGTACGAGTGGGCCGGGTTCGTGCAGGGTTCGATGCTCGAGGTGCTCGACCCGACCGAGTCCTGA
- a CDS encoding mechanosensitive ion channel domain-containing protein, with amino-acid sequence MSDWWTTLDIDAWSIVAVVATLLATWLLARLAAKGARRVVARVPSLEAPVGVLAARITGYAVWLVGVGVALTFLGASVQPILAIALIVAVVLALVLRGIADNFASGVVLQTRHPINVGDEIASGDVVGEVVELNGRSVVVRTVDGRTVHLPNSLVLQEPLTNHSAHGARRSEVQVRVTDASTGDAADLRARLAEATAAAPGVHHRETVAVLPVSRGGGREVLRVQFWHHPTHGAAVSAAVVDALADALAARGVDAVVTSDPPPPALAEPTGV; translated from the coding sequence ATGAGCGACTGGTGGACGACGCTCGACATCGACGCATGGAGCATCGTGGCGGTCGTGGCGACGCTCCTCGCGACCTGGCTGCTCGCCCGGCTCGCGGCGAAGGGTGCGCGCAGGGTCGTCGCGCGCGTGCCGAGCCTCGAGGCGCCGGTCGGGGTCCTCGCCGCCCGCATCACGGGGTACGCCGTCTGGCTCGTCGGGGTCGGCGTCGCGCTCACCTTCCTCGGCGCCTCGGTGCAGCCGATCCTCGCCATCGCGCTCATCGTGGCGGTCGTGCTCGCGCTGGTGCTGCGCGGCATCGCCGACAACTTCGCGTCGGGCGTGGTGCTGCAGACGAGGCATCCCATCAACGTCGGCGACGAGATCGCGAGCGGCGACGTCGTCGGCGAGGTGGTCGAGCTCAACGGTCGCTCCGTCGTGGTGCGCACCGTCGACGGCCGCACGGTCCACCTGCCGAACTCGCTGGTACTGCAGGAGCCGCTCACGAACCACTCCGCGCACGGCGCGCGCCGGAGCGAGGTGCAGGTGCGTGTGACGGATGCCTCGACCGGAGACGCCGCCGACCTGCGTGCCCGCCTCGCCGAGGCCACCGCCGCCGCACCGGGTGTGCATCATCGGGAGACGGTCGCCGTGCTGCCCGTCAGCCGCGGCGGCGGGCGCGAGGTGCTGCGGGTGCAGTTCTGGCACCATCCGACGCACGGTGCCGCCGTCTCCGCGGCGGTCGTCGACGCGCTGGCCGACGCGCTCGCCGCGCGCGGCGTCGACGCCGTCGTGACGAGCGATCCGCCTCCGCCCGCGCTCGCCGAACCGACGGGGGTCTGA
- a CDS encoding SHOCT domain-containing protein: MSFWESFWDVIWWTIWIFAFIAYLWAVIAIITDLFRDQKLNGWWKAVWIIFLIFFPFITALIYLIARGNGMAERAQKEAKQYQQATDDYIRQTAGTAASPSDEIAKAKALLDSGTISQQEYDLLKAKALAHPSQTV; this comes from the coding sequence ATGAGTTTCTGGGAGAGTTTCTGGGACGTCATCTGGTGGACGATCTGGATCTTCGCGTTCATCGCCTACCTGTGGGCCGTCATCGCGATCATCACGGATCTGTTCCGCGACCAGAAGCTGAACGGGTGGTGGAAGGCGGTGTGGATCATCTTCCTCATCTTCTTCCCGTTCATCACCGCGCTCATCTACCTGATCGCCCGCGGTAACGGCATGGCCGAGCGCGCCCAGAAGGAGGCGAAGCAGTATCAGCAGGCGACCGACGACTACATCCGTCAGACCGCCGGCACCGCCGCCAGCCCGTCCGACGAGATCGCCAAGGCGAAGGCACTGCTCGACAGCGGCACCATCAGCCAGCAGGAGTACGACCTGCTGAAGGCCAAGGCCCTCGCGCACCCGTCGCAGACGGTCTGA
- a CDS encoding DnaJ C-terminal domain-containing protein: protein MASQDWFDKDFYATLGVSKDASDADIKKAYRKLARKYHPDQNPGDAAAEAKFKEISEANSVLSDADQRKEYDAVRAMGSGARFTAPGGAGAGGFEDVFGGMFGQGGGTRYTFQQGGGDYDDLLGGLFGSGRFGQPSGGFRGYGGPTPGRDVTATTTLDFVTATKGDQVTLQTSDGKPLTVRIPAGVADGQKIRLRGKGQPSPDGGATGDLILTVKVRKHPVFERDGLNLRVNVPVTFAEAALGATIEVPTLGGKPVKLKVAPGTPSGRVLRVKGRGVETAKGTGDLLAVVQVAVPSHLSKDAKERLEAFVAELPDENPRADLIAKARE, encoded by the coding sequence TTGGCCAGTCAGGACTGGTTCGACAAGGACTTCTACGCCACGCTCGGCGTCTCCAAGGACGCCAGCGACGCCGACATCAAGAAGGCGTACCGCAAGCTCGCCCGCAAGTACCACCCCGACCAGAACCCGGGCGACGCCGCCGCGGAGGCGAAGTTCAAGGAGATCAGCGAGGCGAACTCGGTGCTCTCCGACGCCGACCAGCGCAAGGAGTACGACGCGGTCCGCGCGATGGGCTCCGGCGCGCGGTTCACCGCTCCGGGCGGCGCAGGCGCGGGCGGCTTCGAGGACGTGTTCGGCGGAATGTTCGGCCAGGGCGGCGGCACGCGCTACACGTTCCAGCAGGGAGGCGGCGACTACGACGACCTCCTCGGCGGCCTCTTCGGCAGCGGCCGGTTCGGTCAGCCGAGCGGCGGCTTCCGCGGCTACGGCGGCCCGACGCCCGGCCGGGATGTCACGGCGACGACCACGCTCGACTTCGTCACGGCGACCAAGGGCGACCAGGTCACGCTGCAGACCTCCGACGGCAAGCCGCTCACGGTGCGGATCCCCGCCGGCGTCGCCGACGGGCAGAAGATCCGCCTGCGCGGCAAGGGCCAGCCCTCGCCCGACGGGGGTGCGACGGGCGACCTCATCCTCACCGTGAAGGTGCGCAAGCACCCCGTGTTCGAACGCGACGGGCTCAACCTGCGCGTGAACGTGCCGGTGACCTTCGCCGAGGCGGCGCTCGGTGCCACGATCGAGGTGCCGACCCTTGGTGGCAAGCCGGTCAAGCTGAAGGTCGCACCCGGCACTCCCAGCGGCCGCGTGCTGCGGGTCAAGGGCCGGGGCGTCGAGACGGCGAAGGGCACGGGCGACCTGCTCGCCGTCGTGCAGGTCGCGGTGCCCTCGCACCTGTCGAAGGACGCGAAGGAGCGGCTCGAGGCGTTCGTCGCCGAGCTGCCCGACGAGAACCCCCGCGCGGACCTCATCGCCAAGGCCCGGGAGTAG